One region of Alosa sapidissima isolate fAloSap1 chromosome 1, fAloSap1.pri, whole genome shotgun sequence genomic DNA includes:
- the gria2a gene encoding glutamate receptor 2a isoform X2: MLKTMNLTGLILPVLWGMSFGGSPSVQIGGLFPRGADQEYSAFRIGMVRFGTAEFRLTPHIDNLEVANSFAITNCFCSQFSRGVYAIFGFYDKKSVNTITSFCETLHVSFITPSFPADGFNQFVLQMRPDIKGPLISLVEYYKWETFAYLYDGDRGLSTLQAVLDTAAERKWQVTAINVGNLKDERKDEAYRSLFQDLENKKEKRVILDCEQDKVKDIMEQVITIGRHVKGYHYIIANFGFLDGDLSKIQYGGANVSGFQIVDFDDPVVAKFDQHWETLEEKEYPGADSRIRYTSALTYDAVQVMTEAFKFLHKQRIDITRRGNNGDCLANPAVPWSQGVEIERALKQVRVDGLTGNIQFDQYGKRVNYSVNVMELKNSGPVKIGYWNEVDKMAVTKSDPFSNDTMGIENKTVVVTTILEAPYVMLKKNSELFVDNDRYEGYCVDLAAEIAKHCGFKYHLRIVGDGKYGARDAETKIWNGMVGELVYGKADIAVAPLTITLVREEVIDFSKPFMSLGISIMIKKPQKSKPGVFSFLDPLAYEIWMCIVFAYIGVSVVLFLVSRFSPYEWHIEELEDGQLGQSESTNEFGIFNSLWFSLGAFMQQGCDISPRSLSGRIVGGVWWFFTLIIISSYTANLAAFLTVERMVSPIESAEDLAKQTEIAYGTLDAGSTKEFFRRSKIALFDKMWQYMKSAEPSVFVKNTVEGVLRVRKSKGKYAYLLESTMNEYIEQRKPCDTMKVGGNLDSKGYGIATPKGSALRTPVNLAVLKLSEQGVLDKLKNKWWYDKGECGSKDSGSKEKTSALSLSNVAGVFYILVGGLGLAMLVALVEFCYKSRAEAKRLKMTFTDAMRSKARLSITGSMGENGRVLTPDFPKAVHSVPYIRPGMGMTLSMSDLS, from the exons ATGCTAAAGACGATGAATTTAACGGGCTTGATATTGCCCGTGCTGTGGGGGATGTCGTTTGGTGGATCTCCAAGCGTTCAAATTG GGGGTCTGTTCCCTCGAGGCGCGGATCAGGAATACAGCGCTTTCCGGATCGGGATGGTTCGGTTCGGCACGGCCGAGTTCCGTCTCACACCCCATATAGACAACCTGGAGGTGGCCAACAGCTTCGCCATCACCAACTGCT TCTGCTCTCAGTTTTCCCGTGGGGTGTACGCCATATTTGGGTTTTACGATAAGAAGTCGGTGAACACCATCACATCGTTCTGTGAGACGCTTCACGTGTCGTTCATCACACCAAGTTTCCCTGCCGACGGATTCAACCAGTTTGTGCTTCAGATGCGGCCTGACATCAAAGGGCCACTCATCAGCCTTGTGGAGTACTACAAATGGGAGACGTTTGCCTACTTGTATGATGGTGACCGAG GTTTGTCAACGCTGCAGGCCGTACTCGACACAGCTGCGGAGCGTAAGTGGCAGGTGACCGCGATAAACGTGGGCAACCTGAAGGATGAGAGGAAAGATGAGGCCTATCGCTCACTCTTCCAGGACCTTGAGAACAAGAAGGAGAAGAGGGTCATCTTAGACTGTGAACAGGACAAGGTCAAGGATATCATGGAGCAG GTTATCACCATCGGTCGCCATGTGAAGGGATACCATTACATCATCGCTAACTTT GGCTTTCTCGATGGTGACTTGTCAAAGATACAGTATGGTGGAGCCAATGTGTCAGGTTTCCAGATTGTTGACTTTGATGATCCAGTTGTGGCGAAGTTTGATCAGCACTGGGAAACCCTGGAAGAGAAAGAGTACCCAGGAGCTGACAGCAGGATCAGG TACACCTCTGCGCTGACTTATGATGCAGTGCAGGTGATGACAGAGGCCTTCAAATTCCTGCACAAGCAACGGATAGACATCACTCGTCGTGGCAACAATGGAGACTGCCTTGCCAACCCTGCGGTGCCGTGGTCCCAGGGAGTGGAAATCGAACGAGCTCTAAAACAG GTCCGTGTGGATGGACTGACTGGAAATATTCAGTTTGACCAGTACGGGAAACGAGTGAATTACTCCGTCAACGTGATGGAGCTGAAGAACAGCGGACCAGTCAAG ATTGGTTACTGGAATGAAGTAGACAAAATGGCAGTGACTAAATCAGACCCGTTCTCCAATGACACCATGGGCATTGAGAACAAGACTGTTGTAGTGACAACCATCCTG gaagcTCCATATGTGATGCTGAAGAAGAATTCAGAGCTGTTTGTGGATAATGATCGCTATGAGGGCTATTGTGTGGACCTGGCTGCAGAGATTGCCAAGCATTGTGGGTTTAAGTATCATCTGAGGATTGTAGGAGATGGAAAGTATGGTGCCCGAGATGCTGAGACAAAGATTTGGAACGGAATGGTGGGAGAGCTGGTCTATggg AAAGCAGACATAGCGGTGGCTCCCCTGACCATTACGCTGGTGAGAGAGGAGGTGATTGACTTCTCCAAGCCCTTCATGAGTCTGGGCATTTCCATCATGATCAAGAAGCCGCAGAAGTCCAAGCCGGGCGTCTTCTCCTTCCTCGACCCGCTGGCCTACGAGATCTGGATGTGCATTGTGTTCGCCTACATCGGCGTGAGCGTGGTGCTCTTCCTGGTCAGCCGCTTCAGTCCGTACGAGTGGCACATCGAGGAGCTGGAGGACGGGCAGCTCGGCCAGAGCGAGTCCACTAACGAGTTTGGGATCTTTAAttctctctggttctctctgGGTGCCTTTATGCAGCAGGGATGCGATATTTCGCCAAG gtctctGTCAGGGCGTATagtgggtggtgtgtggtggttctTCACCCTCATCATCATCTCCTCCTACACGGCCAACTTGGCTGCCTTCCTGACAGTCGAGCGCATGGTCTCCCCCATAGAGAGTGCTGAAGACCTGGCCAAGCAGACAGAGATTGCCTACGGAACCCTGGATGCTGGATCCACCAAAGAGTTCTTCAGG AGGTCTAAGATCGCCCTTTTTGATAAGATGTGGCAGTACATGAAGAGTGCTGAGCCCTCTGTATTTGTGAAAAACACGGTAGAGGGGGTTCTGCGGGTCAGGAAGTCCAAAGGGAAGTACGCCTACTTGCTGGAGTCCACCATGAACGAGTACATCGAACAGCGCAAGCCCTGTGACACCATGAAGGTCGGGGGGAACCTGGACTCCAAAGGATATGGAATCGCTACGCCCAAAGGATCAGCATTAAG AACGCCAGTAAACCTTGCAGTATTGAAACTCAGTGAGCAAGGCGTCTTAGAcaagctgaaaaacaaatggtGGTACGATAAGGGTGAATGTGGATCCAAGGACTCGGGAAGTAAG GAGAAGACCAGCGCCCTGAGCCTGAGTAACGTGGCGGGGGTGTTCTACATCCTAGTCGGcggcctgggcctggccatgctGGTGGCCCTGGTGGAGTTCTGCTACAAGTCGCGCGCCGAGGCCAAGAGACTGAAG ATGACCTTTACAGATGCGATGCGGAGTAAAGCCAGGCTGTCAATCACCGGCAGTATGGGGGAGAATGGAAGAGTGCTGACGCCAGATTTCCCCAAAGCCGTCCACAGCGTCCCTTACATACGGCCTGGCATGGGAATGACGCTCAGCATGAGTGACCTGTCCTGA
- the gria2a gene encoding glutamate receptor 2a isoform X5: MLKTMNLTGLILPVLWGMSFGGSPSVQIGGLFPRGADQEYSAFRIGMVRFGTAEFRLTPHIDNLEVANSFAITNCFCSQFSRGVYAIFGFYDKKSVNTITSFCETLHVSFITPSFPADGFNQFVLQMRPDIKGPLISLVEYYKWETFAYLYDGDRGLSTLQAVLDTAAERKWQVTAINVGNLKDERKDEAYRSLFQDLENKKEKRVILDCEQDKVKDIMEQVITIGRHVKGYHYIIANFGFLDGDLSKIQYGGANVSGFQIVDFDDPVVAKFDQHWETLEEKEYPGADSRIRYTSALTYDAVQVMTEAFKFLHKQRIDITRRGNNGDCLANPAVPWSQGVEIERALKQVRVDGLTGNIQFDQYGKRVNYSVNVMELKNSGPVKIGYWNEVDKMAVTKSDPFSNDTMGIENKTVVVTTILEAPYVMLKKNSELFVDNDRYEGYCVDLAAEIAKHCGFKYHLRIVGDGKYGARDAETKIWNGMVGELVYGKADIAVAPLTITLVREEVIDFSKPFMSLGISIMIKKPQKSKPGVFSFLDPLAYEIWMCIVFAYIGVSVVLFLVSRFSPYEWHIEELEDGQLGQSESTNEFGIFNSLWFSLGAFMQQGCDISPRSLSGRIVGGVWWFFTLIIISSYTANLAAFLTVERMVSPIESAEDLAKQTEIAYGTLDAGSTKEFFRRSKIALFDKMWQYMKSAEPSVFVKNTVEGVLRVRKSKGKYAYLLESTMNEYIEQRKPCDTMKVGGNLDSKGYGIATPKGSALRNAVNLAVLKLNEQGLLDKLKNKWWYDKGECGSGGGESKEKTSALSLSNVAGVFYILVGGLGLAMLVALVEFCYKSRAEAKRLKVAKSDSLHATSSQNSQNFATYKEGYNMTFTDAMRSKARLSITGSMGENGRVLTPDFPKAVHSVPYIRPGMGMTLSMSDLS; encoded by the exons ATGCTAAAGACGATGAATTTAACGGGCTTGATATTGCCCGTGCTGTGGGGGATGTCGTTTGGTGGATCTCCAAGCGTTCAAATTG GGGGTCTGTTCCCTCGAGGCGCGGATCAGGAATACAGCGCTTTCCGGATCGGGATGGTTCGGTTCGGCACGGCCGAGTTCCGTCTCACACCCCATATAGACAACCTGGAGGTGGCCAACAGCTTCGCCATCACCAACTGCT TCTGCTCTCAGTTTTCCCGTGGGGTGTACGCCATATTTGGGTTTTACGATAAGAAGTCGGTGAACACCATCACATCGTTCTGTGAGACGCTTCACGTGTCGTTCATCACACCAAGTTTCCCTGCCGACGGATTCAACCAGTTTGTGCTTCAGATGCGGCCTGACATCAAAGGGCCACTCATCAGCCTTGTGGAGTACTACAAATGGGAGACGTTTGCCTACTTGTATGATGGTGACCGAG GTTTGTCAACGCTGCAGGCCGTACTCGACACAGCTGCGGAGCGTAAGTGGCAGGTGACCGCGATAAACGTGGGCAACCTGAAGGATGAGAGGAAAGATGAGGCCTATCGCTCACTCTTCCAGGACCTTGAGAACAAGAAGGAGAAGAGGGTCATCTTAGACTGTGAACAGGACAAGGTCAAGGATATCATGGAGCAG GTTATCACCATCGGTCGCCATGTGAAGGGATACCATTACATCATCGCTAACTTT GGCTTTCTCGATGGTGACTTGTCAAAGATACAGTATGGTGGAGCCAATGTGTCAGGTTTCCAGATTGTTGACTTTGATGATCCAGTTGTGGCGAAGTTTGATCAGCACTGGGAAACCCTGGAAGAGAAAGAGTACCCAGGAGCTGACAGCAGGATCAGG TACACCTCTGCGCTGACTTATGATGCAGTGCAGGTGATGACAGAGGCCTTCAAATTCCTGCACAAGCAACGGATAGACATCACTCGTCGTGGCAACAATGGAGACTGCCTTGCCAACCCTGCGGTGCCGTGGTCCCAGGGAGTGGAAATCGAACGAGCTCTAAAACAG GTCCGTGTGGATGGACTGACTGGAAATATTCAGTTTGACCAGTACGGGAAACGAGTGAATTACTCCGTCAACGTGATGGAGCTGAAGAACAGCGGACCAGTCAAG ATTGGTTACTGGAATGAAGTAGACAAAATGGCAGTGACTAAATCAGACCCGTTCTCCAATGACACCATGGGCATTGAGAACAAGACTGTTGTAGTGACAACCATCCTG gaagcTCCATATGTGATGCTGAAGAAGAATTCAGAGCTGTTTGTGGATAATGATCGCTATGAGGGCTATTGTGTGGACCTGGCTGCAGAGATTGCCAAGCATTGTGGGTTTAAGTATCATCTGAGGATTGTAGGAGATGGAAAGTATGGTGCCCGAGATGCTGAGACAAAGATTTGGAACGGAATGGTGGGAGAGCTGGTCTATggg AAAGCAGACATAGCGGTGGCTCCCCTGACCATTACGCTGGTGAGAGAGGAGGTGATTGACTTCTCCAAGCCCTTCATGAGTCTGGGCATTTCCATCATGATCAAGAAGCCGCAGAAGTCCAAGCCGGGCGTCTTCTCCTTCCTCGACCCGCTGGCCTACGAGATCTGGATGTGCATTGTGTTCGCCTACATCGGCGTGAGCGTGGTGCTCTTCCTGGTCAGCCGCTTCAGTCCGTACGAGTGGCACATCGAGGAGCTGGAGGACGGGCAGCTCGGCCAGAGCGAGTCCACTAACGAGTTTGGGATCTTTAAttctctctggttctctctgGGTGCCTTTATGCAGCAGGGATGCGATATTTCGCCAAG gtctctGTCAGGGCGTATagtgggtggtgtgtggtggttctTCACCCTCATCATCATCTCCTCCTACACGGCCAACTTGGCTGCCTTCCTGACAGTCGAGCGCATGGTCTCCCCCATAGAGAGTGCTGAAGACCTGGCCAAGCAGACAGAGATTGCCTACGGAACCCTGGATGCTGGATCCACCAAAGAGTTCTTCAGG AGGTCTAAGATCGCCCTTTTTGATAAGATGTGGCAGTACATGAAGAGTGCTGAGCCCTCTGTATTTGTGAAAAACACGGTAGAGGGGGTTCTGCGGGTCAGGAAGTCCAAAGGGAAGTACGCCTACTTGCTGGAGTCCACCATGAACGAGTACATCGAACAGCGCAAGCCCTGTGACACCATGAAGGTCGGGGGGAACCTGGACTCCAAAGGATATGGAATCGCTACGCCCAAAGGATCAGCATTAAG AAATGCGGTAAACCTTGCAGTGCTTAAACTCAATGAACAAGGGCTGCTGGACAAATTGAAAAACAAATGGTGGTACGACAAAGGAGAGTGCGGCAGCGGGGGCGGCGAGTCAAAG GAGAAGACCAGCGCCCTGAGCCTGAGTAACGTGGCGGGGGTGTTCTACATCCTAGTCGGcggcctgggcctggccatgctGGTGGCCCTGGTGGAGTTCTGCTACAAGTCGCGCGCCGAGGCCAAGAGACTGAAGGTGGCCAAGAGTGACAGCCTGCACGCCACTTCCTCGCAGAATTCTCAGAATTTTGCCACTTATAAGGAAGGGTACAAC ATGACCTTTACAGATGCGATGCGGAGTAAAGCCAGGCTGTCAATCACCGGCAGTATGGGGGAGAATGGAAGAGTGCTGACGCCAGATTTCCCCAAAGCCGTCCACAGCGTCCCTTACATACGGCCTGGCATGGGAATGACGCTCAGCATGAGTGACCTGTCCTGA
- the gria2a gene encoding glutamate receptor 2a isoform X3 gives MLKTMNLTGLILPVLWGMSFGGSPSVQIGGLFPRGADQEYSAFRIGMVRFGTAEFRLTPHIDNLEVANSFAITNCFCSQFSRGVYAIFGFYDKKSVNTITSFCETLHVSFITPSFPADGFNQFVLQMRPDIKGPLISLVEYYKWETFAYLYDGDRGLSTLQAVLDTAAERKWQVTAINVGNLKDERKDEAYRSLFQDLENKKEKRVILDCEQDKVKDIMEQVITIGRHVKGYHYIIANFGFLDGDLSKIQYGGANVSGFQIVDFDDPVVAKFDQHWETLEEKEYPGADSRIRYTSALTYDAVQVMTEAFKFLHKQRIDITRRGNNGDCLANPAVPWSQGVEIERALKQVRVDGLTGNIQFDQYGKRVNYSVNVMELKNSGPVKIGYWNEVDKMAVTKSDPFSNDTMGIENKTVVVTTILEAPYVMLKKNSELFVDNDRYEGYCVDLAAEIAKHCGFKYHLRIVGDGKYGARDAETKIWNGMVGELVYGKADIAVAPLTITLVREEVIDFSKPFMSLGISIMIKKPQKSKPGVFSFLDPLAYEIWMCIVFAYIGVSVVLFLVSRFSPYEWHIEELEDGQLGQSESTNEFGIFNSLWFSLGAFMQQGCDISPRSLSGRIVGGVWWFFTLIIISSYTANLAAFLTVERMVSPIESAEDLAKQTEIAYGTLDAGSTKEFFRRSKIALFDKMWQYMKSAEPSVFVKNTVEGVLRVRKSKGKYAYLLESTMNEYIEQRKPCDTMKVGGNLDSKGYGIATPKGSALRNAVNLAVLKLNEQGLLDKLKNKWWYDKGECGSGGGESKEKTSALSLSNVAGVFYILVGGLGLAMLVALVEFCYKSRAEAKRLKVAKSDSLHATSSQNSQNFATYKEGYNVYGMESVKI, from the exons ATGCTAAAGACGATGAATTTAACGGGCTTGATATTGCCCGTGCTGTGGGGGATGTCGTTTGGTGGATCTCCAAGCGTTCAAATTG GGGGTCTGTTCCCTCGAGGCGCGGATCAGGAATACAGCGCTTTCCGGATCGGGATGGTTCGGTTCGGCACGGCCGAGTTCCGTCTCACACCCCATATAGACAACCTGGAGGTGGCCAACAGCTTCGCCATCACCAACTGCT TCTGCTCTCAGTTTTCCCGTGGGGTGTACGCCATATTTGGGTTTTACGATAAGAAGTCGGTGAACACCATCACATCGTTCTGTGAGACGCTTCACGTGTCGTTCATCACACCAAGTTTCCCTGCCGACGGATTCAACCAGTTTGTGCTTCAGATGCGGCCTGACATCAAAGGGCCACTCATCAGCCTTGTGGAGTACTACAAATGGGAGACGTTTGCCTACTTGTATGATGGTGACCGAG GTTTGTCAACGCTGCAGGCCGTACTCGACACAGCTGCGGAGCGTAAGTGGCAGGTGACCGCGATAAACGTGGGCAACCTGAAGGATGAGAGGAAAGATGAGGCCTATCGCTCACTCTTCCAGGACCTTGAGAACAAGAAGGAGAAGAGGGTCATCTTAGACTGTGAACAGGACAAGGTCAAGGATATCATGGAGCAG GTTATCACCATCGGTCGCCATGTGAAGGGATACCATTACATCATCGCTAACTTT GGCTTTCTCGATGGTGACTTGTCAAAGATACAGTATGGTGGAGCCAATGTGTCAGGTTTCCAGATTGTTGACTTTGATGATCCAGTTGTGGCGAAGTTTGATCAGCACTGGGAAACCCTGGAAGAGAAAGAGTACCCAGGAGCTGACAGCAGGATCAGG TACACCTCTGCGCTGACTTATGATGCAGTGCAGGTGATGACAGAGGCCTTCAAATTCCTGCACAAGCAACGGATAGACATCACTCGTCGTGGCAACAATGGAGACTGCCTTGCCAACCCTGCGGTGCCGTGGTCCCAGGGAGTGGAAATCGAACGAGCTCTAAAACAG GTCCGTGTGGATGGACTGACTGGAAATATTCAGTTTGACCAGTACGGGAAACGAGTGAATTACTCCGTCAACGTGATGGAGCTGAAGAACAGCGGACCAGTCAAG ATTGGTTACTGGAATGAAGTAGACAAAATGGCAGTGACTAAATCAGACCCGTTCTCCAATGACACCATGGGCATTGAGAACAAGACTGTTGTAGTGACAACCATCCTG gaagcTCCATATGTGATGCTGAAGAAGAATTCAGAGCTGTTTGTGGATAATGATCGCTATGAGGGCTATTGTGTGGACCTGGCTGCAGAGATTGCCAAGCATTGTGGGTTTAAGTATCATCTGAGGATTGTAGGAGATGGAAAGTATGGTGCCCGAGATGCTGAGACAAAGATTTGGAACGGAATGGTGGGAGAGCTGGTCTATggg AAAGCAGACATAGCGGTGGCTCCCCTGACCATTACGCTGGTGAGAGAGGAGGTGATTGACTTCTCCAAGCCCTTCATGAGTCTGGGCATTTCCATCATGATCAAGAAGCCGCAGAAGTCCAAGCCGGGCGTCTTCTCCTTCCTCGACCCGCTGGCCTACGAGATCTGGATGTGCATTGTGTTCGCCTACATCGGCGTGAGCGTGGTGCTCTTCCTGGTCAGCCGCTTCAGTCCGTACGAGTGGCACATCGAGGAGCTGGAGGACGGGCAGCTCGGCCAGAGCGAGTCCACTAACGAGTTTGGGATCTTTAAttctctctggttctctctgGGTGCCTTTATGCAGCAGGGATGCGATATTTCGCCAAG gtctctGTCAGGGCGTATagtgggtggtgtgtggtggttctTCACCCTCATCATCATCTCCTCCTACACGGCCAACTTGGCTGCCTTCCTGACAGTCGAGCGCATGGTCTCCCCCATAGAGAGTGCTGAAGACCTGGCCAAGCAGACAGAGATTGCCTACGGAACCCTGGATGCTGGATCCACCAAAGAGTTCTTCAGG AGGTCTAAGATCGCCCTTTTTGATAAGATGTGGCAGTACATGAAGAGTGCTGAGCCCTCTGTATTTGTGAAAAACACGGTAGAGGGGGTTCTGCGGGTCAGGAAGTCCAAAGGGAAGTACGCCTACTTGCTGGAGTCCACCATGAACGAGTACATCGAACAGCGCAAGCCCTGTGACACCATGAAGGTCGGGGGGAACCTGGACTCCAAAGGATATGGAATCGCTACGCCCAAAGGATCAGCATTAAG AAATGCGGTAAACCTTGCAGTGCTTAAACTCAATGAACAAGGGCTGCTGGACAAATTGAAAAACAAATGGTGGTACGACAAAGGAGAGTGCGGCAGCGGGGGCGGCGAGTCAAAG GAGAAGACCAGCGCCCTGAGCCTGAGTAACGTGGCGGGGGTGTTCTACATCCTAGTCGGcggcctgggcctggccatgctGGTGGCCCTGGTGGAGTTCTGCTACAAGTCGCGCGCCGAGGCCAAGAGACTGAAGGTGGCCAAGAGTGACAGCCTGCACGCCACTTCCTCGCAGAATTCTCAGAATTTTGCCACTTATAAGGAAGGGTACAACGTGTATGGGATGGAGAGTGTTAAGATCTAG
- the gria2a gene encoding glutamate receptor 2a isoform X1, whose amino-acid sequence MLKTMNLTGLILPVLWGMSFGGSPSVQIGGLFPRGADQEYSAFRIGMVRFGTAEFRLTPHIDNLEVANSFAITNCFCSQFSRGVYAIFGFYDKKSVNTITSFCETLHVSFITPSFPADGFNQFVLQMRPDIKGPLISLVEYYKWETFAYLYDGDRGLSTLQAVLDTAAERKWQVTAINVGNLKDERKDEAYRSLFQDLENKKEKRVILDCEQDKVKDIMEQVITIGRHVKGYHYIIANFGFLDGDLSKIQYGGANVSGFQIVDFDDPVVAKFDQHWETLEEKEYPGADSRIRYTSALTYDAVQVMTEAFKFLHKQRIDITRRGNNGDCLANPAVPWSQGVEIERALKQVRVDGLTGNIQFDQYGKRVNYSVNVMELKNSGPVKIGYWNEVDKMAVTKSDPFSNDTMGIENKTVVVTTILEAPYVMLKKNSELFVDNDRYEGYCVDLAAEIAKHCGFKYHLRIVGDGKYGARDAETKIWNGMVGELVYGKADIAVAPLTITLVREEVIDFSKPFMSLGISIMIKKPQKSKPGVFSFLDPLAYEIWMCIVFAYIGVSVVLFLVSRFSPYEWHIEELEDGQLGQSESTNEFGIFNSLWFSLGAFMQQGCDISPRSLSGRIVGGVWWFFTLIIISSYTANLAAFLTVERMVSPIESAEDLAKQTEIAYGTLDAGSTKEFFRRSKIALFDKMWQYMKSAEPSVFVKNTVEGVLRVRKSKGKYAYLLESTMNEYIEQRKPCDTMKVGGNLDSKGYGIATPKGSALRNAVNLAVLKLNEQGLLDKLKNKWWYDKGECGSGGGESKEKTSALSLSNVAGVFYILVGGLGLAMLVALVEFCYKSRAEAKRLKMTFTDAMRSKARLSITGSMGENGRVLTPDFPKAVHSVPYIRPGMGMTLSMSDLS is encoded by the exons ATGCTAAAGACGATGAATTTAACGGGCTTGATATTGCCCGTGCTGTGGGGGATGTCGTTTGGTGGATCTCCAAGCGTTCAAATTG GGGGTCTGTTCCCTCGAGGCGCGGATCAGGAATACAGCGCTTTCCGGATCGGGATGGTTCGGTTCGGCACGGCCGAGTTCCGTCTCACACCCCATATAGACAACCTGGAGGTGGCCAACAGCTTCGCCATCACCAACTGCT TCTGCTCTCAGTTTTCCCGTGGGGTGTACGCCATATTTGGGTTTTACGATAAGAAGTCGGTGAACACCATCACATCGTTCTGTGAGACGCTTCACGTGTCGTTCATCACACCAAGTTTCCCTGCCGACGGATTCAACCAGTTTGTGCTTCAGATGCGGCCTGACATCAAAGGGCCACTCATCAGCCTTGTGGAGTACTACAAATGGGAGACGTTTGCCTACTTGTATGATGGTGACCGAG GTTTGTCAACGCTGCAGGCCGTACTCGACACAGCTGCGGAGCGTAAGTGGCAGGTGACCGCGATAAACGTGGGCAACCTGAAGGATGAGAGGAAAGATGAGGCCTATCGCTCACTCTTCCAGGACCTTGAGAACAAGAAGGAGAAGAGGGTCATCTTAGACTGTGAACAGGACAAGGTCAAGGATATCATGGAGCAG GTTATCACCATCGGTCGCCATGTGAAGGGATACCATTACATCATCGCTAACTTT GGCTTTCTCGATGGTGACTTGTCAAAGATACAGTATGGTGGAGCCAATGTGTCAGGTTTCCAGATTGTTGACTTTGATGATCCAGTTGTGGCGAAGTTTGATCAGCACTGGGAAACCCTGGAAGAGAAAGAGTACCCAGGAGCTGACAGCAGGATCAGG TACACCTCTGCGCTGACTTATGATGCAGTGCAGGTGATGACAGAGGCCTTCAAATTCCTGCACAAGCAACGGATAGACATCACTCGTCGTGGCAACAATGGAGACTGCCTTGCCAACCCTGCGGTGCCGTGGTCCCAGGGAGTGGAAATCGAACGAGCTCTAAAACAG GTCCGTGTGGATGGACTGACTGGAAATATTCAGTTTGACCAGTACGGGAAACGAGTGAATTACTCCGTCAACGTGATGGAGCTGAAGAACAGCGGACCAGTCAAG ATTGGTTACTGGAATGAAGTAGACAAAATGGCAGTGACTAAATCAGACCCGTTCTCCAATGACACCATGGGCATTGAGAACAAGACTGTTGTAGTGACAACCATCCTG gaagcTCCATATGTGATGCTGAAGAAGAATTCAGAGCTGTTTGTGGATAATGATCGCTATGAGGGCTATTGTGTGGACCTGGCTGCAGAGATTGCCAAGCATTGTGGGTTTAAGTATCATCTGAGGATTGTAGGAGATGGAAAGTATGGTGCCCGAGATGCTGAGACAAAGATTTGGAACGGAATGGTGGGAGAGCTGGTCTATggg AAAGCAGACATAGCGGTGGCTCCCCTGACCATTACGCTGGTGAGAGAGGAGGTGATTGACTTCTCCAAGCCCTTCATGAGTCTGGGCATTTCCATCATGATCAAGAAGCCGCAGAAGTCCAAGCCGGGCGTCTTCTCCTTCCTCGACCCGCTGGCCTACGAGATCTGGATGTGCATTGTGTTCGCCTACATCGGCGTGAGCGTGGTGCTCTTCCTGGTCAGCCGCTTCAGTCCGTACGAGTGGCACATCGAGGAGCTGGAGGACGGGCAGCTCGGCCAGAGCGAGTCCACTAACGAGTTTGGGATCTTTAAttctctctggttctctctgGGTGCCTTTATGCAGCAGGGATGCGATATTTCGCCAAG gtctctGTCAGGGCGTATagtgggtggtgtgtggtggttctTCACCCTCATCATCATCTCCTCCTACACGGCCAACTTGGCTGCCTTCCTGACAGTCGAGCGCATGGTCTCCCCCATAGAGAGTGCTGAAGACCTGGCCAAGCAGACAGAGATTGCCTACGGAACCCTGGATGCTGGATCCACCAAAGAGTTCTTCAGG AGGTCTAAGATCGCCCTTTTTGATAAGATGTGGCAGTACATGAAGAGTGCTGAGCCCTCTGTATTTGTGAAAAACACGGTAGAGGGGGTTCTGCGGGTCAGGAAGTCCAAAGGGAAGTACGCCTACTTGCTGGAGTCCACCATGAACGAGTACATCGAACAGCGCAAGCCCTGTGACACCATGAAGGTCGGGGGGAACCTGGACTCCAAAGGATATGGAATCGCTACGCCCAAAGGATCAGCATTAAG AAATGCGGTAAACCTTGCAGTGCTTAAACTCAATGAACAAGGGCTGCTGGACAAATTGAAAAACAAATGGTGGTACGACAAAGGAGAGTGCGGCAGCGGGGGCGGCGAGTCAAAG GAGAAGACCAGCGCCCTGAGCCTGAGTAACGTGGCGGGGGTGTTCTACATCCTAGTCGGcggcctgggcctggccatgctGGTGGCCCTGGTGGAGTTCTGCTACAAGTCGCGCGCCGAGGCCAAGAGACTGAAG ATGACCTTTACAGATGCGATGCGGAGTAAAGCCAGGCTGTCAATCACCGGCAGTATGGGGGAGAATGGAAGAGTGCTGACGCCAGATTTCCCCAAAGCCGTCCACAGCGTCCCTTACATACGGCCTGGCATGGGAATGACGCTCAGCATGAGTGACCTGTCCTGA